One genomic window of Pseudomonas aeruginosa includes the following:
- a CDS encoding tRNA isopentenyl-2-thiomethyl-A-37 hydroxylase MiaE, producing the protein MTCTMLPEIDQFLACSTPAAWVEAALERQDVMLLDHKACEMKAAATAMQLIGKYSGRLDLVNKMSRLAREELRHFEQVLAILKKRGIPVVNVSASRYASALRDLVRKQEPQRLTDTLVVGAFIEARSCERFAALVPHLDAELAKFYGGLLKSESRHFQDYLKLAYQYGDEADVERTIEVVRAKEAELISSPDNEFRFHSGLPVDLVA; encoded by the coding sequence GTGACCTGCACCATGTTGCCCGAGATCGACCAATTCCTTGCCTGTTCCACTCCCGCCGCCTGGGTCGAGGCGGCCCTGGAGCGCCAGGACGTCATGCTGCTGGACCACAAGGCCTGCGAGATGAAGGCCGCGGCGACGGCGATGCAACTGATCGGCAAGTACTCCGGCCGCCTGGACCTGGTGAACAAGATGAGCCGCCTGGCGCGCGAGGAGCTGCGCCACTTCGAGCAGGTGCTGGCGATCCTGAAGAAACGCGGTATCCCGGTGGTCAATGTCAGCGCCTCCCGCTACGCCTCGGCGCTGCGCGACCTGGTGCGCAAGCAGGAGCCGCAGCGGCTGACCGATACGCTGGTGGTCGGCGCCTTCATCGAGGCGCGTTCCTGCGAGCGCTTCGCCGCCCTGGTGCCGCACCTGGACGCGGAGCTGGCGAAATTCTACGGCGGTTTGCTGAAGTCCGAGTCGCGGCATTTCCAGGACTACCTGAAGCTGGCCTACCAGTACGGCGACGAGGCCGACGTGGAGCGGACGATCGAGGTGGTGCGGGCCAAGGAGGCCGAGCTGATCAGCAGTCCGGACAACGAATTCCGCTTCCATAGCGGCCTCCCGGTGGACCTGGTGGCCTGA
- a CDS encoding universal stress protein, protein MQAIRSILVVIEPDQLEGLALKRAQLIAGVTQSHLHLLVCEKRRDHSAALNDLAQELREEGYSVSTNQAWKDSLHQTIIAEQQAEGCGLIIKQHFPDNPLKKAILTPDDWKLLRFAPCPVLMTKTARPWTGGKILAAVDVGNNDGEHRSLHAGIISHAYDIAGLAKATLHVISAHPSPMLSSADPTFQLSETIEARYREACRTFQAEYGFSDEQLHIEEGPADVLIPRTAQKLDAVVTVIGTVARTGLSGALIGNTAEVVLDTLESDVLVLKPDDIIAHLEELASKE, encoded by the coding sequence ATGCAAGCCATTCGCAGCATCCTCGTGGTGATTGAACCGGACCAGCTGGAAGGTCTCGCCCTGAAACGGGCACAACTGATCGCCGGCGTGACCCAGTCGCACCTGCACCTGCTGGTCTGCGAGAAGCGCCGCGACCACAGCGCCGCTCTCAACGACCTGGCCCAGGAGCTGCGCGAGGAAGGCTACAGCGTCTCGACCAACCAGGCCTGGAAGGACTCCCTGCACCAGACCATCATCGCCGAGCAACAGGCCGAAGGCTGCGGGCTGATCATCAAGCAGCACTTTCCCGACAACCCGCTGAAAAAGGCCATCCTCACCCCGGACGACTGGAAGCTGCTGCGCTTCGCGCCCTGTCCGGTACTGATGACCAAGACCGCCCGGCCCTGGACGGGCGGAAAGATCCTCGCCGCGGTCGACGTCGGCAACAACGACGGCGAGCACCGCTCCCTGCACGCCGGGATCATCAGCCATGCCTACGACATCGCCGGCCTGGCCAAGGCCACGCTGCACGTGATCAGCGCCCACCCCTCGCCGATGCTCTCCTCCGCCGACCCGACCTTCCAGCTCAGCGAAACCATCGAGGCCCGCTATCGCGAGGCCTGCCGCACCTTCCAGGCCGAGTACGGTTTCAGCGACGAACAATTGCACATCGAGGAAGGTCCGGCCGACGTGCTGATCCCGCGCACCGCGCAGAAGCTCGACGCGGTGGTCACCGTGATCGGCACCGTGGCGCGCACCGGGTTGTCCGGCGCGCTGATCGGCAATACCGCGGAAGTGGTGCTGGATACCCTGGAAAGCGACGTGCTGGTGTTGAAGCCGGACGACATCATCGCCCACCTGGAGGAGCTGGCCAGCAAGGAGTGA
- a CDS encoding DUF1289 domain-containing protein: MSSQRIKTPCVGLCSTVYGDLVCRGCKRFHHEVVNWNLYDAEEKRAVWSRLEQLLAQVMAAKLEVFDAARLRLQLEQRQIRFVPEQSPYCWAYQLIARGSRLINQIEAYGVALLPEFRDWSLPDLRDAIDREFFLLSEAHYQRYIAPSFLQAIDR; the protein is encoded by the coding sequence ATGTCTTCGCAAAGAATCAAAACCCCCTGCGTAGGGCTTTGCTCCACGGTATACGGCGACCTGGTATGCCGTGGCTGCAAGCGTTTCCACCATGAGGTGGTCAACTGGAACCTCTACGACGCCGAGGAAAAGCGGGCTGTCTGGAGTCGCCTTGAGCAGTTGCTGGCCCAGGTGATGGCCGCCAAGCTGGAAGTCTTCGACGCCGCGCGCCTGCGCCTGCAACTGGAGCAGCGGCAGATCCGTTTCGTCCCCGAGCAGTCTCCCTATTGCTGGGCCTACCAGTTGATCGCCCGCGGTTCCCGGCTGATCAACCAGATCGAAGCCTACGGCGTGGCACTGCTGCCGGAATTCCGCGACTGGAGCCTGCCGGACCTGCGCGATGCCATCGACCGGGAATTCTTCCTGCTGTCGGAAGCGCATTACCAGCGCTACATCGCGCCCTCGTTCCTGCAGGCGATCGACAGATAG
- a CDS encoding CmpA/NrtA family ABC transporter substrate-binding protein gives MTDRAIRSQAWAGGSDAPEKSALDIGFMALTDSASLIVAATQGFAQPYGLTLNLRRQPSWAALRDKLLSGELDAAQCLYGLVYGVQLGLGGSAASEMAVLMGLCQNGQAINLSEPLKQAGVTSAEALLRHRRQNGARLTLAQTFPTGTHALWLNYWLASIGLHPLHDVHSVVVPPAQMVGHLQAGRIDGFCAGGPWGALAVDQGQGFTIATSQAIWPDHPEKVLGTTRAFVDAYPNTARALVMAVLDASRFIEQNAENRLGTAQLISGRDYVDAPLGAIQPRFFGRYQDGLGNAWQDPHPLRFYADGEVNRPWLSDGMWFMTQFRRWGLLREDPDYLGIARRVQQTALYRDAATALGLCLDGADMRRSTLIDGRTWDGSDPAGYARSFPIHALAETGQGIDL, from the coding sequence ATGACAGACAGAGCGATACGCAGCCAGGCCTGGGCCGGCGGTTCCGACGCACCGGAAAAGAGCGCCCTGGACATCGGTTTCATGGCGCTGACCGATTCGGCCTCGCTGATCGTGGCCGCCACCCAGGGCTTCGCCCAGCCCTACGGCCTCACGCTCAATCTCAGGCGCCAACCGTCCTGGGCCGCCTTGCGCGACAAGCTGCTCAGCGGCGAGCTGGATGCCGCGCAGTGCCTGTACGGGCTGGTCTACGGCGTCCAGCTCGGCCTCGGCGGCAGCGCGGCAAGCGAGATGGCGGTGCTCATGGGACTGTGCCAGAACGGCCAGGCGATCAATCTTTCCGAACCGCTGAAGCAGGCTGGCGTGACCAGTGCGGAGGCACTGCTCCGGCATCGGCGCCAGAATGGTGCACGCCTGACCCTGGCGCAGACCTTTCCCACCGGTACCCACGCGCTCTGGCTGAACTACTGGCTGGCGAGCATCGGTCTGCATCCGCTGCACGACGTGCACAGCGTGGTGGTTCCACCGGCGCAGATGGTCGGCCATCTCCAGGCCGGGCGCATCGACGGGTTCTGCGCCGGCGGTCCCTGGGGCGCCCTGGCCGTGGACCAGGGCCAGGGCTTCACCATCGCCACCAGCCAGGCGATCTGGCCGGACCACCCGGAAAAGGTCCTCGGCACTACCCGCGCCTTCGTCGACGCCTACCCGAACACCGCCCGCGCGCTGGTCATGGCGGTCCTCGACGCCAGCCGCTTCATCGAACAGAACGCCGAGAACCGCCTGGGCACCGCGCAACTGATCAGCGGCCGCGACTATGTCGACGCTCCGCTCGGCGCGATCCAGCCGCGCTTCTTCGGCCGCTACCAGGACGGCCTCGGCAACGCCTGGCAGGACCCGCATCCGCTGCGTTTCTATGCCGACGGCGAAGTCAACCGGCCCTGGCTCTCGGATGGCATGTGGTTCATGACCCAATTCCGCCGCTGGGGCCTGCTGCGCGAAGACCCGGACTACCTGGGCATCGCCCGCAGGGTCCAGCAGACCGCGCTGTACCGCGATGCCGCGACGGCCCTTGGCCTGTGCCTGGACGGCGCCGACATGCGCCGCTCGACACTGATCGACGGGCGCACCTGGGACGGCAGCGACCCCGCCGGCTACGCCCGCAGCTTCCCGATCCACGCCCTGGCCGAAACCGGCCAGGGCATCGACCTCTGA
- a CDS encoding ANTAR domain-containing response regulator, whose protein sequence is MLRILLIDDTPKKVGRLRAALLESGFEVVDESGLTIDLPARVEALRPDVILIDTESPGRDVMEQVCLVSRDQPRPIVMFTDEHDPGVMRRAIQSGVSAYIVEGIQASRLQPILDVAMARFESDQALRAQLQAREAQLAERKRIELAKGLLMKMKHCGEEEAYTLMRRQAMSRQQKLIQVAEQIIAMHDMLGG, encoded by the coding sequence ATGCTGCGTATCCTGCTGATCGACGACACGCCGAAGAAAGTCGGACGCCTCAGGGCCGCCCTGCTCGAGAGCGGTTTCGAAGTGGTGGACGAGTCGGGGTTGACCATCGACCTGCCGGCGCGCGTCGAAGCGCTGCGTCCCGACGTGATCCTGATCGACACGGAGTCTCCCGGCCGCGACGTGATGGAGCAGGTCTGCCTGGTCAGCCGCGACCAGCCGCGCCCGATCGTGATGTTCACCGACGAGCACGATCCGGGAGTGATGCGCCGCGCCATCCAGTCCGGGGTCAGCGCCTACATCGTCGAAGGCATCCAGGCCAGCCGCCTGCAACCGATCCTCGACGTCGCCATGGCGCGCTTCGAGAGCGACCAGGCGCTGCGCGCTCAACTGCAGGCGCGCGAGGCGCAGCTGGCCGAGCGCAAGCGCATCGAGCTGGCCAAGGGCCTGCTGATGAAGATGAAGCATTGCGGCGAGGAGGAGGCCTACACGCTGATGCGACGCCAGGCCATGAGCCGCCAGCAGAAGCTGATCCAGGTCGCCGAGCAGATCATCGCCATGCACGACATGCTCGGCGGCTGA
- a CDS encoding polysaccharide lyase family 7 protein translates to MIDLSTWNLTIPTEPTPQVITTQQLNNGYQSRYFQQGNDGGLVFWVPIDGSHTEDSTYPRTELRETQADGSLDNWYYWQADNELRVTMSVEKVPSKNKVIIGQIHSKSPQTDDGEPLVKLQYYYKPEEGLGRVEALVRNHPDDSYSRNVSILEQVRLGERFNYSLRVTSSGELAVRARSQDGEEDAYYQTLGSAWNDQLLYFKAGAYVNDNAGDSGEGSRVTIYHLNTAHR, encoded by the coding sequence ATGATCGATCTCAGCACCTGGAACCTTACCATTCCCACCGAACCCACCCCGCAGGTGATCACCACCCAGCAACTCAACAACGGCTACCAGAGCCGGTACTTCCAGCAAGGCAACGATGGCGGCCTGGTCTTCTGGGTGCCCATCGACGGCTCGCACACCGAGGACAGCACCTATCCTCGCACCGAACTGCGCGAAACCCAGGCCGACGGCAGCCTCGACAACTGGTACTACTGGCAGGCCGACAACGAACTGCGGGTGACCATGAGCGTCGAGAAGGTCCCCTCGAAGAACAAGGTGATCATCGGCCAGATCCACAGCAAGTCGCCACAGACCGACGACGGCGAACCTCTGGTGAAGCTGCAGTACTACTACAAGCCCGAGGAAGGCCTCGGCCGGGTCGAGGCGCTGGTACGCAACCACCCGGACGATTCCTATAGCCGCAACGTGTCGATCCTCGAGCAGGTACGCCTGGGCGAGCGTTTCAACTACAGCCTGCGCGTCACCTCCAGCGGCGAGTTGGCGGTGCGCGCACGCAGCCAGGACGGCGAAGAGGACGCTTACTACCAGACCCTCGGCAGCGCCTGGAACGACCAGTTGCTCTATTTCAAGGCCGGCGCCTACGTGAACGACAACGCCGGCGACAGCGGCGAAGGCAGCCGCGTGACCATCTACCACCTGAACACCGCCCATCGCTGA
- a CDS encoding MFS transporter, translating to MNNSFWKAGHAPTLFAAFLYFDLSFMVWYVLGPLGVQIAGDLQLSTQQRAMMVATPILAGAVLRFLLGLLADRWSPKSAGILAQVIVIAALAAAWLLGVNSYAQALLLGLFLGFAGASFAVALPLASQWYPPQHQGKAMGIAGAGNSGTVLAALFAPGLAAAFGWNNVFGFALLPLVLTLLVFAMVARNAPQRPAPKAMGDYLKALGDRDSWWFMFFYSVTFGGFLGLASTLPGYFHDQYGLNPVTAGYYTAACVFAGSLMRPLGGALADRIGGIRSLLMVYTLAAICIAAVGFHLPSAMAALGLFVVAMLSLGAGNGAVFQLVPQRFHKEIGVMTGLIGMAGGIGGFCLTAGLGAIKQSTGDYQLGLWLFASLGVLAWFGLHGVKRRWRTTWGSAAVTAARV from the coding sequence ATGAACAACAGCTTCTGGAAGGCCGGCCATGCGCCGACCCTGTTCGCGGCGTTTCTCTATTTCGACCTGAGCTTCATGGTCTGGTACGTGCTCGGCCCGCTGGGGGTGCAGATTGCCGGCGACCTGCAACTGAGCACCCAACAGCGCGCGATGATGGTCGCCACGCCGATCCTCGCCGGCGCCGTACTGCGCTTCCTGCTCGGCCTGCTGGCCGATCGCTGGTCGCCGAAGAGCGCCGGCATCCTCGCCCAGGTCATCGTCATCGCCGCCCTGGCGGCCGCCTGGCTGCTGGGCGTGAACAGCTATGCGCAGGCACTGCTGCTGGGGTTGTTCCTCGGCTTCGCCGGGGCATCCTTCGCCGTGGCCCTGCCGCTCGCATCGCAATGGTACCCGCCGCAACACCAGGGCAAGGCCATGGGCATCGCCGGCGCGGGCAACTCCGGCACCGTGCTCGCCGCCCTCTTCGCCCCCGGCCTGGCCGCCGCGTTCGGCTGGAACAATGTGTTCGGCTTCGCCCTGCTGCCGCTCGTCCTGACCCTCCTGGTGTTCGCCATGGTCGCGCGCAACGCCCCGCAGCGGCCGGCGCCCAAGGCCATGGGCGATTACCTGAAAGCCCTCGGCGACCGCGACAGCTGGTGGTTCATGTTCTTCTACAGCGTCACCTTCGGCGGCTTCCTCGGCCTGGCCAGCACCCTGCCCGGCTATTTCCACGACCAGTACGGCCTGAACCCGGTGACCGCCGGCTACTACACCGCCGCCTGCGTCTTCGCCGGCAGCCTGATGCGCCCGCTCGGTGGCGCCCTCGCCGATCGCATCGGCGGCATCCGCAGCCTGCTGATGGTATACACCCTGGCCGCCATCTGCATCGCCGCGGTCGGTTTCCACTTGCCCAGCGCGATGGCCGCCCTCGGCCTGTTCGTGGTCGCCATGCTCAGTCTCGGTGCCGGCAATGGCGCGGTGTTCCAGTTGGTACCGCAGCGCTTCCACAAGGAAATCGGCGTGATGACCGGGCTGATCGGCATGGCCGGCGGCATCGGCGGCTTCTGCCTGACTGCCGGCCTCGGCGCGATCAAGCAAAGCACCGGCGACTACCAGCTCGGCCTGTGGCTGTTCGCCAGTCTCGGCGTGCTGGCCTGGTTCGGCCTCCACGGGGTGAAGCGGCGCTGGCGCACCACCTGGGGCTCGGCCGCGGTCACCGCCGCGCGGGTCTGA
- a CDS encoding bifunctional protein-serine/threonine kinase/phosphatase, translating to MVTPAPALAASKGHLLAIADGVSQCADGGLAARSSLQALALDYYATPETWAIVQSLDRLLLAQNRWLQANGGGQPLLTTLTALVLRGTRYTLAHVGDCRAYLWRDGELLRQTSDHVWEQPHMQHVLTRALGLDQHLVVDYLEGDLEPGSQWLLVSDGVWATLGDSGIRSILRNAEEPQRSAEALVRAAHLAGSQDNASALLVRVEAVPAGSLGDALAQLGHWPLPPPLKPDQLFEGWRVRQLLGESRQSLLYRVEDGQGQPWLLKTLPAARADDPLATQALLLEEWFLRRVQGRHFPELHGLVQRQHLYYLMREHPGETLAERLRNHGPLSLPEWLGLANQLLHGLGQLHRRNLLHRDLKPENLHLGRDGELRLLDFGLAWCPGLSREDPHLLPGTPSYLAPECFSGTSPSVRQDLYATGVCLYQALTGRYPYGEIEAFQHPRFGRPVPPSRYRPDLPAWIDDLLLRAVACDPAQRFETAEEWLLSLQQGEALPVAAPRPLLEREPLQTWRAIALLSLAANLALLLVWLKG from the coding sequence GTGGTCACCCCGGCGCCGGCCCTGGCCGCCAGCAAGGGACACCTGCTGGCCATCGCCGACGGTGTCAGCCAGTGCGCCGATGGCGGCCTGGCGGCGCGCAGCAGCCTGCAAGCGCTGGCCCTGGATTACTATGCGACTCCGGAAACCTGGGCCATCGTGCAGTCCCTGGACCGCCTGCTGCTGGCGCAGAACCGCTGGCTACAGGCCAACGGCGGCGGCCAGCCGCTGCTCACCACCCTCACCGCCCTGGTGCTGCGCGGCACCCGCTACACCCTGGCCCATGTCGGCGATTGCCGGGCCTACCTGTGGCGCGACGGCGAGTTGCTCCGGCAGACCAGCGACCACGTCTGGGAACAGCCGCACATGCAACACGTGCTGACCCGCGCCCTGGGACTGGACCAGCATCTGGTGGTCGACTATCTGGAAGGCGATCTGGAGCCCGGCAGCCAGTGGCTACTGGTCAGCGACGGCGTCTGGGCGACGCTGGGCGACAGCGGCATCCGCAGCATCCTGCGCAACGCCGAAGAGCCGCAGCGCAGCGCCGAGGCTCTGGTTCGCGCCGCCCACCTGGCAGGCAGCCAGGACAACGCCAGCGCCCTGCTGGTGCGCGTTGAAGCCGTGCCCGCAGGCAGCCTCGGCGACGCCCTCGCGCAACTGGGCCACTGGCCACTGCCGCCACCGCTGAAGCCCGACCAGCTCTTCGAAGGCTGGCGGGTCCGGCAGTTGCTCGGCGAATCCCGCCAGTCCCTGCTCTACCGGGTCGAGGATGGCCAGGGCCAACCCTGGCTGCTGAAGACCCTTCCCGCCGCACGTGCCGACGATCCGCTGGCAACCCAGGCCCTGCTGCTCGAGGAATGGTTCCTGCGCCGCGTCCAGGGCCGGCATTTCCCCGAGTTGCACGGATTGGTGCAGCGCCAGCATCTGTATTACCTGATGCGCGAGCACCCCGGAGAGACTCTCGCCGAGCGCTTGCGCAACCATGGCCCGCTGTCGCTGCCGGAGTGGCTGGGGCTGGCCAACCAGCTGCTGCACGGGCTTGGCCAGTTGCATCGACGCAACCTGCTGCACCGCGACCTCAAGCCGGAAAATCTCCACCTCGGCCGCGACGGCGAGCTGCGCCTGCTGGATTTCGGCCTGGCCTGGTGTCCGGGATTGTCGCGCGAAGACCCCCATCTGCTACCGGGTACGCCCAGCTACCTGGCGCCGGAGTGCTTCTCCGGCACCTCGCCCTCGGTGCGCCAGGATCTCTACGCCACCGGCGTCTGCCTCTACCAGGCGCTGACCGGGCGCTATCCCTATGGCGAGATCGAAGCCTTCCAGCACCCGCGCTTCGGTCGCCCCGTCCCGCCCAGCCGCTATCGCCCCGACCTGCCGGCCTGGATCGACGACCTGCTGCTGCGCGCCGTCGCCTGCGACCCCGCACAGCGCTTCGAGACCGCCGAGGAATGGCTGCTCTCGCTGCAACAGGGAGAAGCGTTGCCGGTCGCGGCGCCCCGCCCATTGCTGGAGCGCGAACCGCTGCAGACCTGGCGCGCCATCGCCCTGCTGTCCCTGGCCGCCAACCTGGCGCTACTCCTGGTCTGGCTGAAGGGCTGA
- the nirB gene encoding nitrite reductase large subunit NirB, with protein MKKIKLVMVGNGMAGVRTLEELLKLNSDFYDITVFGAEPHPNYNRILLSPVLAGEQTFEEIVLNDLNWYAENGIKLLLDRKVVQIDRLRRRVVAADGSEAEYDRLLLATGSLPFILPIPGNRLQGVIGYRDIADTQAMIDCARTHSHAVVIGGGLLGLEAANGLKQRGMDVTVVHLSDWLLERQLDRTAGKLLQGALEARGIRFRLNTQTQELMDNGSGRVCAVQFNDGDVIPADLVVMAAGIRPNTELAESAGIPCNRGILVNDTLQTYDPRIYAVGECANHRGIAYGLVAPLFEQAKVCANHLAHLGYARYQGSVTSTKLKVTGIDLFSAGDFIGGEGSETITLSDPIGGVYKKLVIKDDVLVGACLYGDTADGGWYFRQIRENHNVAQIRDHLMFGENALGDVGHQGQNSAASMPDTAEVCGCNGVCKGTIVKAIQEHGLFSVDEVKKHTKAASSCGSCAGLVEQILISTVGGAADVKPKSEKAICGCSDLNHGQIRKAIREHRLTSLDAAMRFMDWKTPNGCATCRPALNYYLISTWPGEAKDDPQSRLINERAHANIQKDGTYSVVPRMWGGVTNAAELRRIADVADKYQVPMVKVTGGQRIDLLGVKKDDLPAIWKDLDMPSGHAYGKSIRTVKTCVGSEFCRFGTQNSTQLGIDLEHDLFNMWSPHKVKLAVSGCPRNCAEAGIKDVGIIGVDSGWEMYIGGNGGIKTEVAEFFVKLKTAEEVREYNGAFLQLYREEAFYLERTVHYLQRVGMEHIRKAVVEDAENRKALNDRLQFALSFEQDPWKQRIEQPQLKKEFERIPLKQLENV; from the coding sequence ATGAAGAAGATCAAGCTGGTGATGGTCGGCAACGGCATGGCCGGGGTCCGTACCCTGGAAGAACTGCTCAAGCTCAACTCGGACTTCTACGACATCACGGTGTTCGGCGCCGAGCCCCATCCCAACTACAACCGCATCCTGCTGTCCCCGGTGCTGGCCGGCGAGCAGACCTTCGAGGAAATCGTCCTCAACGACCTCAACTGGTATGCGGAAAACGGCATCAAGCTCCTCCTCGACCGCAAGGTGGTGCAGATCGACCGGCTTCGCCGCAGGGTGGTCGCCGCGGACGGCAGCGAGGCCGAGTACGACCGCCTGCTGCTGGCCACCGGCTCGCTCCCCTTCATCCTGCCGATACCCGGCAATCGCCTGCAGGGCGTGATCGGCTACCGCGACATCGCCGACACCCAGGCCATGATCGACTGCGCCCGGACCCACAGCCACGCGGTGGTGATCGGCGGCGGCCTGCTCGGCCTGGAGGCGGCCAACGGCCTCAAGCAACGCGGCATGGACGTGACCGTCGTGCACCTCTCCGACTGGCTGCTGGAACGCCAACTGGACCGCACCGCCGGCAAACTCCTGCAAGGCGCGCTGGAAGCCCGCGGCATCCGCTTCCGCCTGAACACCCAGACCCAGGAACTGATGGACAACGGCAGCGGCCGGGTCTGTGCCGTGCAGTTCAACGACGGCGACGTGATTCCCGCCGACCTGGTGGTAATGGCCGCCGGCATCCGCCCCAATACCGAGCTGGCCGAAAGCGCGGGCATCCCCTGCAACCGCGGCATCCTGGTCAACGACACCCTGCAGACCTACGACCCACGCATCTATGCGGTCGGCGAATGCGCCAACCACCGTGGCATCGCCTACGGCCTGGTTGCGCCGCTGTTCGAGCAGGCCAAGGTCTGCGCCAACCACCTGGCTCATCTCGGCTACGCCCGCTACCAGGGCTCGGTGACCTCGACCAAGCTCAAGGTGACCGGTATCGACCTGTTCTCCGCCGGCGACTTCATCGGCGGCGAAGGCAGCGAGACCATCACCCTTTCCGACCCCATCGGCGGCGTCTACAAGAAACTGGTGATCAAGGACGATGTACTGGTCGGCGCCTGTCTCTACGGCGACACCGCCGACGGCGGCTGGTACTTCCGGCAGATCCGCGAGAACCACAACGTCGCGCAGATCCGCGACCACCTGATGTTCGGCGAGAACGCCCTCGGCGATGTCGGCCACCAGGGCCAGAACAGCGCCGCGAGCATGCCCGACACGGCCGAAGTATGCGGCTGCAACGGCGTCTGCAAGGGCACCATCGTCAAGGCCATACAAGAACACGGCCTGTTCAGCGTCGACGAAGTCAAGAAACACACCAAGGCCGCCAGCTCCTGCGGCTCCTGCGCGGGATTGGTGGAACAGATCCTGATCAGCACCGTCGGCGGCGCCGCCGACGTCAAGCCGAAGAGCGAGAAGGCCATCTGCGGCTGCAGCGACCTCAACCACGGGCAGATCCGCAAGGCCATTCGCGAACACCGGCTGACCAGTCTCGACGCCGCCATGCGCTTCATGGACTGGAAGACCCCGAACGGCTGTGCCACCTGCCGCCCGGCCCTGAACTACTACCTGATCTCGACCTGGCCGGGAGAAGCCAAGGACGATCCGCAGTCGCGCCTGATCAACGAACGCGCCCACGCCAACATCCAGAAGGACGGCACCTACTCGGTGGTACCGCGGATGTGGGGCGGCGTGACCAACGCCGCCGAGTTGCGGCGCATCGCCGACGTCGCCGACAAGTACCAGGTGCCGATGGTCAAGGTCACCGGTGGCCAGCGCATCGACCTGCTGGGGGTGAAGAAGGACGACCTGCCGGCCATCTGGAAAGACCTCGACATGCCCTCCGGACATGCCTACGGCAAATCCATCCGCACCGTGAAGACCTGCGTCGGCAGCGAATTCTGCCGCTTCGGTACGCAGAACTCGACGCAGCTGGGCATTGATCTGGAACACGACCTGTTCAACATGTGGTCGCCGCACAAGGTCAAGCTGGCGGTCTCCGGCTGCCCGCGCAATTGCGCCGAGGCCGGGATCAAGGACGTCGGCATCATCGGCGTGGACTCCGGCTGGGAGATGTACATCGGCGGCAACGGCGGGATCAAGACCGAGGTCGCGGAGTTCTTCGTCAAGCTCAAGACCGCCGAAGAAGTGCGCGAATACAACGGCGCCTTCCTCCAGCTCTACCGCGAGGAAGCCTTCTACCTGGAGCGCACGGTGCATTACCTGCAGCGGGTCGGCATGGAGCACATCCGCAAGGCGGTGGTCGAGGACGCGGAAAACCGCAAGGCGCTCAACGACCGCCTGCAATTCGCCCTGTCCTTCGAGCAGGACCCATGGAAGCAGCGCATCGAACAGCCGCAATTGAAGAAGGAGTTCGAACGGATTCCGCTCAAGCAACTGGAAAACGTCTGA
- the nirD gene encoding nitrite reductase small subunit NirD, producing the protein MNWLDICALDEINPLGSRVVAGPKGDIAIFRAADDQVFALDDRCPHKGGPLSQGLIYGKRVACPLHNWQIELESGEAVAPDQGCAHRHPVRVENGRVLLGLDSVALCA; encoded by the coding sequence ATGAACTGGCTGGATATCTGCGCCCTCGATGAAATCAACCCGCTGGGCTCGCGCGTGGTCGCCGGCCCGAAAGGCGACATCGCCATCTTCCGCGCCGCCGACGACCAGGTCTTCGCCCTCGATGACCGCTGCCCGCACAAGGGCGGCCCGCTGTCCCAGGGCCTGATCTACGGCAAGCGAGTGGCCTGTCCGTTGCACAACTGGCAGATCGAACTGGAGAGCGGCGAAGCCGTGGCCCCGGACCAGGGCTGCGCCCATCGCCACCCGGTGCGGGTGGAGAACGGACGGGTGCTGCTCGGCCTGGACAGCGTGGCGCTGTGCGCCTGA